The region ATGCAGCCGACCAATCCGTCCATGTGCCTGCTATGTCTCACGGCCCTGCCATCGATACCACCGGCGCCGGAGACGCCTTCGTGGGCGGTTTCGCAGCAGCCCTTTCACGAGGGGTAGCCCCGCTTGAGGCTGTTCGATTCGGATGCGCCACGGCTGGTATCGCCGTGACACGGCGTGGCACTGCGCCTGCCATGCCGACGCTTGCGGAAATCGAGGCATTACTGGCGCGCTGAAGTCATCAGCTCGCCGTCAGATTACGGGTGCAGTCTCTGCCCCCTTCGCGCCTGCCCATGACTGCTTGCAGCAGCCACCGCCGCGGGTTTTTTGGCGTTCTCAGACTGCCAAATAAGGTCAGAAAACGGCGTCGCGAAAACGATTTGATGCAATGCACAACATATATAGCTTTACAAAATAAAATTAATTTGTGAAGTTGCCGTAACAACGATTGAAGTGAGCCATTGCCGTGACCCAATTGAAATTTGCCACCCGTTTGAACTCGTTCGCCTCGAAACCGTCAGCGGAATGGCCGGAGCTTTCCGGCAAGCCTTCGATGCTGCAAATGGCAACGCGGGCCGCGAAGGTCGAAGGTCTGACGGATCTCGATCTCAATTATCCTGACCACGTCAACGACGATCCCGCTGTTCTGGCTCGTCAAATTGGCGATCTTGGTTTGGCGATCAACGGTTTTGCCATGCGCTACTATACCAATCCGGGCTTCAAGATCGGTGCTTTCACCAATCCTGATGCGGCTGTGCGGCGTGAAGCGATTGATCTGACGAAAAAGGGTATCGATGCCGCACGTGCCGCTGGCAGCAATCTGATGACGCTGTGGCTGGGGCAGGATGGCTTCGACTACGCCTTCCAGGCCGATTACCACACACTGTGGCAACACGAGATTGATGGAATTCGTGAAGTTTGCGCGCATGACCCGGATTGTCTCGTCAGCATCGAATACAAGCCGAACGAGCCCCGATCTTACAGCCTGATGCCCGATTGCGCGACGACGCTTCTGGCGATCAAGGATGTGGATATGCCTAATCTCGGCGTCACGCTGGACTTTGCC is a window of Agrobacterium vaccinii DNA encoding:
- a CDS encoding sugar phosphate isomerase/epimerase family protein, giving the protein MKFATRLNSFASKPSAEWPELSGKPSMLQMATRAAKVEGLTDLDLNYPDHVNDDPAVLARQIGDLGLAINGFAMRYYTNPGFKIGAFTNPDAAVRREAIDLTKKGIDAARAAGSNLMTLWLGQDGFDYAFQADYHTLWQHEIDGIREVCAHDPDCLVSIEYKPNEPRSYSLMPDCATTLLAIKDVDMPNLGVTLDFAHVLYADEQPAFAAALIARYSRVLGVHLNDGYAKRDDGLMVGAVHTQQTIELLRQIRKDGYDGAIYFDTFPDMTGLDPVHECEVNIQTVKRMLKIVDRIEQDNRLSGAVERQDAVSAQAVIQELMLG